One window of Manihot esculenta cultivar AM560-2 chromosome 17, M.esculenta_v8, whole genome shotgun sequence genomic DNA carries:
- the LOC110605152 gene encoding uncharacterized protein LOC110605152, producing MFRLVSKLLNNRSMIDSTACYVRYIGTLTSVDSATSSKPLSVTLSYLTNTCGLSPHRAATVSKRVLIRSTDKADLVLQLLRANGFTKTQITTIISNVPHLILADPKKTLQHKIAYFESLGIAGPELRNIMCVHTGILKVSLKKRILPTIDYLRVLLKTDEDAIFVFKRFPPIIACGAEVISSNICTLRALGVPEPSIRRLIVTWPRSLSFRVDIFGDAIREAKELGCEPTSKSFIYALNSIVSMSKSKWESKRKVLMSFGWSERDFLMAFRASPFFMTASEKKMKQSMEFYLTKACLQLTDLVRRPLLFKISLERTVIPRCSVLEVLMSKGLINKNVDVVLALSMTRKRFEDKFLACFKEDCPELIQAYYAKTFQGFGKKCLSIKSL from the exons ATGTTTCGTTTAGTATCCAAATTGCT CAATAATCGTAGCATGATAGATTCCACAGCTTGTTATGTTCGTTATATTGGAACCCTAACTTCTGTAGATTCGGCTACAAGCTCAAAACCCCTATCTGTAACACTCTCTTACCTCACAAACACATGTGGATTGTCACCACATAGGGCTGCTACAGTTTCCAAGCGCGTCCTTATTAGGAGCACAGATAAAGCAGACTTGGTTCTTCAACTGTTAAGAGCTAATGGGTTTACTAAAACTCAGATTACTACCATAATTTCAAATGTCCCACATCTTATTCTAGCTGATCCCAAAAAAACCCTTCAACATAAGATTGCATATTTTGAGTCACTGGGTATTGCAGGGCCTGAACTGCGTAATATCATGTGTGTACATACAGGTATTCTAAAGGTTAGTTTAAAGAAAAGGATTTTGCCCACTATTGATTACCTTAGAGTGTTGCTTAAGACCGATGAAGATGCTATTTTTGTCTTTAAGAGATTCCCACCTATCATAGCATGTGGTGCAGAGGTTATATCGTCTAATATATGCACTTTGCGAGCTCTTGGTGTGCCAGAACCCAGTATTAGGAGGTTAATAGTAACGTGGCCTCGATCACTAAGTTTTAGGGTTGATATTTTTGGGGATGCAATTCGAGAAGCTAAGGAATTGGGATGTGAACCAACAAGCAAGTCCTTTATATATGCTTTGAATTCTATAGTTTCTATGAGCAAATCCAAGTGGGAAAGTAAAAGGAAGGTCTTGATGAGCTTTGGCTGGTCAGAAAGAGATTTTTTAATGGCATTTAGGGCAAGCCCGTTTTTCATGACTGCATCTGAGAAGAAGATGAAACAATCAATGGAGTTCTATCTGACCAAAGCTTGTTTGCAGCTTACTGATCTTGTTAGACGCCCGCTTCTATTTAAGATCAGTTTGGAGAGAACTGTCATACCAAGATGTTCTGTCTTGGAAGTGCTAATGTCGAAGGGATTGATTAATAAGAATGTAGATGTTGTTTTGGCATTAAGCATGACTAGAAAAAGGTTTGAGGACAAGTTCTTGGCATGTTTTAAGGAGGATTGTCCTGAATTAATCCAGGCATACTACGCGAAGACATTTCAAGGATTTGGTAAAAAATGCCTAAGCATAAAAAGTTTGTAA
- the LOC110605153 gene encoding uncharacterized protein LOC110605153, which yields MVLGVMAKNRKGASVHVDYLIHIQEIKPWPPSQSLRSLRSVLIQWENGDRNSGSTNTVVPLLGSIIGEGKIEFIESFRLPVTLMREMSSRGKDDDSFQKNCIEFNLCEPRRDKIRLLATAVIDLADYGVVKDTLSVNAPMSSNRSFRNTSQPVLYVKIQPIDKGHTSSSSKDNLLKGVSQDKNGGESVSALMNGEYAEESEVASFTDDDASSHSSQTNGGFHPQNEKCGLDRPIESGRVNVEQPIASKPGTENHIALQENLEEYSCCSSSVDLPSDFGSPVNAHASKSNSPDYSSMSIPENEVAQHVHSSSSAFNYACKEEDANISMANNSHYDFVQEVDEKVPSSSIKIRVDAYQTRVGEKTLGRTVTCDEVYNSSAEDMNGQVLEEKGHFSEDELIDTFSQDATRCEGSLGTETLSSSGGVEMKGNILKIESLKHVKSVRSSSDSSRSNGLISRNQHTEKEIGALGDPQNTAGCFEVDERENAKVYHEKATRTTFLNAKIQQLGHKINMLEGELREAAGIEAALYSVVAEHGSSMGKVHAPARRLSRLYLHACKESSRQRRSSAARSAVSGLVLVAKACGNDVPRLTFWLSNSVVLRAIISQEIGDKELSLSGKKNVEMTSGGKENKMLASSLKWKQSSSSWKEDNSVICGDLGDWEDPHQFICTLEKVEDWIFSRIVESIWWQSLTPHMQSAATKAIDRFIYYGSKENLGRTSSSGDQDQEHFSLELWKMAFKDACERLCPLRAGGHECGCLSVLARLVMEQCVARLDVAMFNAILRESADEIPTDPVSDPISDSKVLPIPAGKSSFGAGAQLKNAIGNWSRWLTDLFGMDDDSLKEDNDRDDNDERQDTSFKSFHLLNALSDLMMLPKDMLLSRSIRKEVCPTFGAPLIKRVLDNFVTDEFCPDPIPDIVLEALESEDPFEAGEETVTTIPHIAAPPFYLPPLAASVADLTGDSGSQSQLRRSGSVLRKSYTSDDELDELNSPLASIFLNSSQTSPAPTKLGWKSKELGKQNSIRYELLRDVWMQ from the exons ATGGTTCTAGGTGTAATGGCAAAAAACAGGAAAGGTGCCTCAGTTCATGTGGATTATCTGATCCACATCCAGGAGATTAAGCCTTGGCCTCCATCTCAGTCTCTGAGATCTCTCCGTTCAGTACTGATTCAGTGGGAAAATGGTGATCGCAATTCTGGGTCTACCAACACTGTTGTTCCTTTACTTGGCTCAATCATTGGTGAGGGGAAAATTGAGTTCATTGAGTCTTTTAGATTACCTGTGACTTTGATGAGGGAAATGTCTAGCAGAGGCAAGGATGATGATTCATTCCAGAAGAATTGCATTGAATTCAACTTGTGTGAACCTCGAAGGGATAAGATCCGGTTGCTGGCAACTGCTGTAATAGACTTGGCAGATTATGGTGTTGTCAAGGATACGCTTAGTGTAAATGCTCCAATGAGCAGTAACAGGAGCTTTAGGAACACGTCTCAGCCAGTTTTATATGTTAAAATCCAGCCAATTGATAAGGGTCACACCAGCTCCTCATCAAAGGACAACCTATTGAAAGGAGTTTCACAGGACAAGAATGGCGGTGAATCAGTTTCAGCATTGATGAATGGAGAATATGCTGAGGAATCTGAGGTTGCCTCCTTCACTGATGATGACGCTTCCTCACATTCATCTCAAACCAATGGGGGTTTTCATCCTCAAAATGAAAAG TGTGGGCTGGACAGACCAATAGAAAGTGGAAGGGTAAACGTGGAGCAGCCTATTGCTTCAAAACCAGGCACTGAAAACCATATTGCATTGCAAGAAAATCTGGAGGAGTATTCATGTTGTTCGTCTTCTGTAGATTTACCTTCTGATTTTGGGAGCCCAGTAAATGCTCATGCTTCTAAGTCCAACTCTCCTGACTATAGTTCAATGTCAATTCCAGAAAATGAAGTTGCTCAGCACGttcattcttcttcttcagcCTTCAATTATGCATGCAAAGAGGAAGATGCCAACATCAGCATGGCAAACAACAGCCATTATGATTTTGTGCAGGAGGTTGATGAAAAGGTCCCTAGCAGCTCAATAAAAATTAGAGTTGATGCTTACCAGACAAGAGTTGGCGAAAAAACCTTGGGAAGGACTGTAACCTGTGATGAAGTTTATAATAGTTCTGCAGAGGACATGAATGGTCAAGTTCTGGAAGAGAAGGGTCATTTCTCAGAAGATGAACTGATTGATACATTTTCACAAGATGCTACTAGATGTGAAGGCTCACTTGGGACTGAAACACTCTCTTCAAGTGGAGGTGTTGAAATGAAAGGAAATATCCTCAAAATTGAAAGCTTAAAGCATGTGAAATCTGTAAGGTCATCATCAGACTCATCTAGGAGTAATGGATTAATTAGTAGAAACCAACACACTGAAAAGGAAATTGGTGCCTTGGGAGATCCACAGAACACTGCAGGATGCTTTGAAGTTGATGAAAGAGAAAATGCTAAGGTTTACCATGAAAAAGCTACAAGAACAACCTTTTTAAATGCCAAAATCCAGCAATTGGGACACAAAATAAATATGCTTGAGGGAGAACTGAGAGAAGCTGCTGGAATTGAGGCTGCCCTTTACTCGGTTGTCGCGGAGCACGGAAGTTCGATGGGTAAGGTACATGCTCCAGCACGGCGCCTTTCTAGGCTATATCTTCATGCTTGTAAAGAAAGTTCTCGACAAAGGAGATCTAGTGCAGCTAGAAGTGCTGTTTCAGGACTGGTTCTTGTTGCAAAGGCATGTGGGAATGATGTCCCTAG GTTGACGTTTTGGCTATCAAATTCCGTTGTGCTGAGAGCAATTATAAGCCAGGAAATAGGTGACAAAGAGCTGTCACTTTCTGGTAAAAAGAATGTAGAAATGACCAGTGGTGGAAAGGAGAACAAGATGCTGGCATCTTCGCTAAAATGGAAGCAGTCATCTTCCAGCTGGAAGGAAGATAACAGTGTTATTTGTGGAGACTTGGGTGATTGGGAGGATCCACATCAATTTATATGTACACTGGAAAAAGTTGAAGATTGGATCTTTTCCAGAATTGTTGAGTCTATATGGTGGCAG AGTCTCACCCCACACATGCAATCTGCTGCCACAAAAGCAATTGATAGATTCATTTATTATGGCTCAAAGGAAAACCTTGGAAGAACGTCAAGTTCAGGTGATCAAGATCAAGAACACTTTTCATTAGAACTTTGGAAGATGGCGTTCAAGGATGCTTGTGAGAGACTTTGTCCACTTAGAGCTGGTGGACACGAGTGTGGCTGTTTGTCTGTGCTGGCCAGACTG GTAATGGAGCAATGTGTGGCAAGATTGGATGTGGCAATGTTCAATGCCATTCTTCGTGAATCTGCTGATGAAATCCCAACTGATCCAGTATCTGACCCTATCAGTGATTCAAAGGTTCTTCCTATTCCAGCTGGTAAATCAAGCTTTGGGGCTGGAGCACAATTGAAAAATGCG ATTGGTAACTGGTCTAGATGGCTGACCGACTTATTTGGCATGGACGATGACTCACTTAAAGAGGACAATGACAGGGATGATAATGATGAGAGACAAGACAcatccttcaaatctttccatcTGCTTAATGCATTGAGTGATCTCATGATGCTTCCCAAGGACATGCTCTTGAGCAGATCCATAAGAAAAGAG GTATGCCCTACGTTTGGAGCACCATTGATCAAAAGGGTTCTTGACAATTTTGTCACAGATGAGTTTTGCCCTGACCCTATTCCTGACATTGTGCTGGAAGCTCTAGAGTCTGAG GATCCTTTTGAGGCTGGAGAGGAGACTGTCACAACCATACCCCATATTGCAGCTCCGCCATTTTATTTACCACCTTTAGCAGCTTCAGTTGCTGACCTTACTGGAGACTCTGGAAGTCAATCGCAGCTGAGAAGAAGTGGGTCAGTGCTCAGAAAGTCATACACCAGCGATGATGAGCTTGATGAATTGAATTCACCTTTGGCTTCAATTTTCCTCAACAGCTCTCAAACTTCACCTGCACCAACAAAGCTGGGCTGGAAATCAAAGGAACTGGGAAAACAAAATTCCATTAGATATGAACTTCTTAGGGACGTTTGGATGCAATAA
- the LOC110605607 gene encoding uncharacterized protein LOC110605607, which yields MSRSLSKSLINHPIINSKLCSPRYIQTISSLNSASSSNDHHHLTLNYLTNSCGMSLQRATSVCKLVRIKNTEKADLVLQLLRAKGFTQSQIVTLISSRPQLILCNPDKILKPKFEYFESLGLLAPWLRSALCADGKILTYSLKNRISPNVDFLKGLLKTEENFVWASKRCFSALRYNTESMLSKICALGAFGVPVPNIRRLIVLQPRLLITRLDIYEEKIQELVQMGIEPSSKAFISAFRSISAMSNSKWESKKKFLMSFGWSERDFLVAFRSQPLFMTTSEQKMKKVMEFCLTKAGLQLSDLVRSPHLFMISLERLAIPRCSVLKVLMSKGLIKKKVNVVSALNMTKKQFEDKYFTCFKEDYHELVQAYQFKTFPGFHNQIQM from the coding sequence ATGTCTCGTTCCTTATCCAAATCACTCATAAATCATCCAATCATTAACTCCAAATTGTGTTCCCCTCGTTATATTCAAACGATTTCATCTCTAAACTCAGCCTCAAGCTCAAATGACCACCACCATTTAACGCTCAATTACCTCACCAACTCATGTGGGATGTCTCTGCAAAGGGCTACTTCAGTCTGCAAGCTAGTTCGTATCAAGAACACAGAAAAAGCGGATTTAGTCCTTCAACTGCTAAGAGCTAAGGGTTTTACTCAATCTCAAATTGTTACCTTAATTTCAAGCCGTCCACAACTTATTTTATGCAATCCCGATAAAATCCTTAAACCCAAGTTTGAATACTTTGAGTCACTGGGTCTTTTAGCTCCATGGCTGCGGAGTGCGCTATGTGCAGACGGAAAGATTCTAACTTATAGTTTAAAGAATCGGATTTCTCCAAATGTTGATTTCCTTAAGGGGTTGCTTAAGACCGAGGAGAATTTTGTCTGGGCTTCGAAGCGATGCTTCAGTGCCCTTAGGTACAACACTGAGTCGATGTTGTCTAAGATATGCGCATTGGGTGCTTTTGGCGTGCCAGTACCCAATATTAGGAGGTTAATAGTACTGCAACCTCGATTACTGATTACTAGACTTGATATCTATGAAGAAAAGATTCAAGAACTTGTGCAAATGGGGATTGAACCAAGCAGCAAGGCCTTCATAAGTGCTTTTCGTTCAATATCCGCTATGAGCAACTCGAAGTGGGAAAGCAAAAAGAAGTTCTTGATGAGCTTTGGCTGGTCAGAAAGAGATTTTCTTGTGGCATTCAGATCACAACCATTATTCATGACTACCTCTGAGCAGAAGATGAAGAAAGTAATGGAGTTCTGTCTGACCAAAGCTGGTTTGCAGCTTTCGGATCTTGTTAGATCACCGCATCTGTTTATGATCAGTTTGGAGAGACTCGCCATACCTAGATGCTCTGTTCTGAAAGTGCTAATGTCAAAGGGATTAATTAAGAAGAAGGTGAATGTTGTTTCGGCATTGAATATGACTAAGAAACAGTTCGAGGACAAGTATTTTACTTGCTTCAAGGAAGATTACCATGAATTGGTCCAGGCATACCAGTTTAAGACATTTCCAGGATTTCATAATCAGATTCAGATGTGA